From a single Brassica oleracea var. oleracea cultivar TO1000 chromosome C5, BOL, whole genome shotgun sequence genomic region:
- the LOC106295111 gene encoding probable protein phosphatase 2C 40 — translation MQQETLSDPYGEIEISFGYQCNNKKIGIPEDAIVPDSRGVLAGFRLQKTSSFSCLSGAALSGNPTLANTNICNGVIGSEILPSLDSPKSFRKVPSSPALSKLDILSPSLHGSMASLSCSPSPPEPESCFLTSMSSPSSLNEGFVLSAMEVQVAGGAAGEDRVQAVCSEENGWLFCAIYDGFNGRDAADFLACTLYESIVFHLQLLDHQMKTHHDVDDGGVSVIVDSSSSDLFRQGVLDCLNRALLQAENDFLRMVEQEMEERPDLVSVGSCVLVTLLVGKDLYIMNLGDSRAVLATYSGNKKLQAVQLTEDHTVDNEIEEARLLSEHLDDPKIVIGGKIKGKLKVTRALGVGYLKKEKLNDALMGILRVRNLLSPPYVSVEPSMRVHKITESDHFVIVASDGLFDFFSNEEAIELVHGFIASNPCGDPAKYLLERLVAKAAARVGFTLEELLNVPAGRKRRYHDDVTVMVITLGTDQRTSKASTFV, via the exons ATGCAGCAAGAGACGTTAAGTGATCCTTATGGAGAGATTGAGATAAGCTTTGGCTATCAATGCAATAACAAGAAGATAGGAATCCCTGAAGATGCTATTGTTCCTGATAGCCGCGGCGTTCTCGCTGGCTTTAGGCTTCAAAAGACAAGCAGCTTCTCTTGTCTATCAGGTGCTGCTTTAAGCGGCAACCCTACGCTAGCCAACACCAACATCTGCAACGGAGTCATCGGCTCCGAGATTCTACCCTCTCTAGACTCTCCCAAATCCTTCAGGAAGGTTCCATCTTCCCCCGCGCTTTCCAAGCTCGACATACTCTCTCCTTCTCTCCACGGAAGCATGGCGAGTCTCAGCTGCAGCCCTAGTCCTCCCGAGCCGGAGTCTTGCTTCTTGACCTCCATGAGCTCTCCTTCCTCTCTGAACGAAGGGTTTGTTCTCTCTGCTATGGAAGTTCAAGTCGCCGGAGGTGCTGCTGGTGAAGATAGAGTTCAGGCCGTTTGCTCTGAGGAGAACGGCTGGCTCTTCTGCGCTATCTACGACGGATTCAACGGAAGAGATGCTGCTGATTTCTTGGCTTGTACTTTGTACGAGTCCATTGTTTTCCATCTCCAGCTGCTTGATCACCAGATGAAGACGCATCACGATGTTGATGATGGAGGCGTAAGTGTAATAGTAGACTCTTCTTCCTCTGATTTGTTCAGACAAGGAGTGTTGGATTGCTTGAACCGCGCGCTTCTCCAGGCGGAGAACGATTTCTTGAGGATGGTTGAGCAAGAGATGGAGGAAAGACCGGACTTGGTGTCTGTTGGCTCTTGCGTTCTTGTCACTCTACTCGTCGGGAAGGATCTTTACATCATGAATCTAGGGGATAGCAGAGCTGTGCTGGCAACGTACAGTGGAAACAAGAAGCTTCAAGCTGTTCAGCTCACGGAGGATCACACTGTTGATAACGAAATCGAAGAAGCTAGGCTATTGAGTGAGCATCTTGATGATCCTAAAATTGTTATTGGTGGGAAGATCAAAGGAAAGCTTAAAGTCACTCGTGCTCTAGGAGTTGGTTACTTGAAGAAG GAGAAACTGAACGATGCATTGATGGGGATTCTACGAGTTCGTAACCTTTTGAGCCCACCTTACGTGTCGGTGGAACCATCGATGAGAGTTCACAAGATCACGGAGTCAGATCACTTCGTTATAGTTGCAAGCGATGGTCTGTTTGATTTCTTCAGCAACGAGGAGGCGATAGAACTCGTGCACGGCTTCATTGCTAGTAATCCTTGTGGTGATCCAGCAAAGTATCTGCTTGAACGTCTTGTAGCTAAAGCTGCTGCTCGTGTTG GATTCACGTTGGAAGAATTGCTGAATGTTCCGGCTGGTAGGAAAAGGAGATATCATGACGATGTGACTGTGATGGTTATCACTCTCGGTACTGATCAACGCACCTCAAAGGCTTCTACGTTCGTGTGA
- the LOC106295112 gene encoding UDP-glycosyltransferase 88A1: protein MEKQEAIVLYPSPPIGHLVSMVELGKLILSQNPSLSIHIILVPPPYQPESTTTYISSVSSSFPSITFHRLPTVTPYSSATTQSHEALILEIICFSNPNVHRTLFSISQTFNLRAMIIDFFCTAVLDVVAGDFAFPVYYFFTSGAACLAAFFHLPTLDETTAGKNLKDIHTLLNIPGVPPIKGSDMPTRLLDRNDEVYDAFISFSKQLSNTSGIIINTFEALENRAIKAITEELCFRNIYPIGPLIVKTRTGDNKNADSCLNWLDSQPEQSVVFLCFGSLGLFSQEQLKEIAIGLERSEQRFLWVVRNPPELQNQTEPDLESLLPDGFLNRTGNRGMVVKSWAPQVPVLNHKAIGGFVTHCGWNSILEAVCAGVPMVAWPLYAEQRFNRAVIVEEIKIAISMNKTETGFVSSMEVEKRVREVVEEGPVRERTKAMKNAAESALVETGSSRHALTALLESWSPKQT, encoded by the exons ATGGAGAAGCAAGAAGCAATAGTTCTGTATCCATCACCACCAATAGGTCACCTAGTATCCATGGTCGAGCTAGGCAAACTCATCCTCTCCCAAAACCCATCTCTCTCCATCCACATCATCTTAGTCCCACCTCCTTACCAGCCCGAATCAACCACCACCTACATCTCCTCCGTCTCCTCCTCCTTCCCTTCAATCACCTTCCACCGCCTCCCAACCGTCACACCCTACTCTTCAGCAACCACACAAAGCCACGAGGCACTCATCTTAGAAATCATCTGCTTCAGCAACCCGAACGTCCACCGTACTCTCTTCTCCATCTCCCAAACATTCAACCTCCGTGCCATGATCATCGACTTCTTCTGCACCGCCGTGCTAGACGTCGTCGCCGGTGACTTCGCTTTCCCGGTTTACTACTTCTTCACCTCCGGAGCCGCCTGTCTCGCCGCCTTCTTCCATCTCCCGACTCTTGACGAAACAACTGCCGGAAAAAACCTCAAAGACATCCACACGCTGCTCAACATCCCCGGCGTTCCTCCGATCAAAGGCTCCGATATGCCTACCCGG CTACTTGACCGCAACGATGAGGTTTACGATGCATTTATATCGTTCTCTAAGCAGCTCTCGAACACTTCAGGGATCATTATCAACACCTTTGAGGCGTTAGAGAACAGAGCCATCAAGGCCATAACAGAGGAGCTCTGTTTTCGCAATATTTATCCGATCGGACCCCTCATTGTTAAGACAAGAACCGGAGATAATAAAAACGCAGATTCTTGTCTGAACTGGCTAGATTCGCAACCCGAACAGAGTGTTGTGTTCCTCTGTTTCGGGAGCTTGGGTTTGTTCTCGCAAGAACAGCTTAAGGAGATTGCTATCGGTTTAGAGAGAAGCGAGCAGAGGTTCTTGTGGGTGGTTCGTAATCCACCAGAGCTACAAAACCAAACAGAACCGGATTTGGAGTCTCTATTACCGGATGGGTTTCTAAACCGAACCGGAAACAGGGGAATGGTGGTTAAATCATGGGCTCCGCAAGTTCCGGTTCTGAATCATAAAGCAATCGGTGGGTTCGTGACTCATTGCGGATGGAACTCTATTCTTGAAGCTGTTTGCGCGGGTGTACCGATGGTGGCTTGGCCGTTATATGCTGAGCAGAGGTTTAATAGAGCGGTGATTGTGGAGGAGATCAAGATTGCTATTTCGATGAATAAAACGGAGACAGGCTTCGTGAGTTCCATGGAGGTGGAGAAACGAGTTCGAGAGGTAGTGGAGGAGGGTCCGGTTAGGGAGAGGACCAAGGCTATGAAGAATGCAGCTGAATCAGCTTTGGTTGAAACCGGTTCGTCTAGGCACGCGTTGACTGCTTTACTCGAGTCGTGGAGTCCAAAACAAACTTAG
- the LOC106343782 gene encoding auxin-responsive protein IAA26: MEGCPRSRETCPKLLDLIPQERKWYHDEEKNNSDQEKKLELRLAPPGGDEEDHSAMKKKKNLDTRNNIKKEAEDKPIFNLSGNHFSPSNKTTYAPPHISHKRTAPGPVVGWPPVRSFRKNLASSSSSKLGNDQINKSGEGEKQVEPKREGMFVKINMDSVPIGRKVDLNAYSTYEQLSFAVDKLFRGLLAAQRDASGGEGEEKPIIGLLNGKGEFTLTYEDNEGDKMLVGDVPWQMFISSVKRLRVIKSSEISSALKFGCSKQEKMRN, translated from the exons ATGGAAGGTTGTCCAAGAAGCAGAGAAACATGTCCTAAGCTCCTTGATTTGATTCCTCAAGAAAGAAAATGGTACCATGATGAAGAGAAGAACAACTCAGATCAAGAAAAGAAACTTGAGCTAAGGCTTGCACCACCCGGTGGTGATGAAGAAGATCATTCAGCTATGAAGAAGAAGAAGAACTTAGATACAAGAAACAACATCAAGAAGGAAGCTGAAGACAAACCTATCTTCAATCTCAGTGGAAACCATTTCTCTCCTTCCAACAAAACCACGTATGCTCCTCCTCACATCTCTCATAAAAG GACTGCTCCTGGGCCAGTGGTGGGATGGCCTCCGGTTCGTTCGTTCAGAAAGAATCTAGCGAGCTCAAGCTCTTCAAAGCTCGGAAACGATCAAATCAACAAGAGTGGTGAGGGAGAGAAGCAAGTCGAACCTAAGAGGGAAGGAATGTTTGTAAAGATCAACATGGATAGTGTTCCAATAGGTAGAAAAGTCGATCTCAATGCTTACAGTACCTACGAACAGCTCTCTTTTGCCGTTGACAAACTCTTCAGAGGTCTACTCGCAG CTCAAAGAGATGCCTCTGGTGGTGAAGGAGAGGAGAAACCGATCATTGGTTTATTGAATGGTAAAGGAGAATTTACTTTAACGTATGAAGACAATGAAGGAGACAAGATGCTTGTTGGGGATGTTCCTTGGCA AATGTTCATTTCATCTGTGAAGAGACTGCGTGTGATTAAAAGCTCTGAGATTTCATCTGCCTTGAAAT TTGGATGCAGTAAGCAAGAGAAAATGAGGAACTGA